One region of Mangifera indica cultivar Alphonso chromosome 3, CATAS_Mindica_2.1, whole genome shotgun sequence genomic DNA includes:
- the LOC123211069 gene encoding protein LATERAL ORGAN BOUNDARIES-like, which yields MASSSSYNSPCAACKFLRRKCMPGCIFAPYFPPEEPQKFANVHKIFGASNVTKLLNELLPHQREDAVNSLAYEAEARVRDPVYGCVGAISFLQRQVQRLQKELDAANADLIRFACNEIPTALPAPPGVSSIQPMAPRQRPVEFSRRMGNEGDAFYQPSAYSHPYILPWSDNPSGDTNDGGGEGNNM from the coding sequence ATGGCTTCATCCAGCTCTTACAATTCTCCGTGTGCTGCCTGCAAGTTCTTGAGGAGGAAATGTATGCCCGGTTGCATCTTTGCACCATACTTCCCTCCAGAGGAGCCCCAGAAGTTTGCCAATGTTCACAAGATCTTTGGTGCAAGCAATGTGACAAAGCTCCTTAATGAGCTGCTTCCTCACCAAAGAGAGGATGCTGTGAATTCCCTTGCATACGAAGCTGAAGCAAGAGTAAGGGATCCGGTTTATGGGTGTGTGGGTGCCATCTCATTCCTCCAGAGGCAGGTGCAGAGGCTCCAGAAGGAACTTGATGCTGCTAACGCCGATCTGATCCGTTTCGCCTGTAATGAAATCCCAACAGCCCTGCCTGCACCACCAGGGGTGAGTTCGATTCAACCTATGGCGCCTCGCCAGAGGCCAGTTGAGTTTAGTAGAAGAATGGGCAATGAAGGAGATGCATTTTATCAGCCTTCTGCTTACTCTCATCCTTATATTCTTCCTTGGAGTGATAACCCTTCAGGGGATACCAACGATGGAGGAGGAGAAGGCAATAATATGTGA
- the LOC123212540 gene encoding oleosin H2-like, with product MADHRQTHHQQYHYPHHYDHRQHQQYHPGEAFKGMFPVRAPSKTQVLTFVTFLPVGGTLLLLAGLTLEATLIGLAITTLLFVIFSPVLVPTAFVIGLAITGFLTSGAFGITALSALSWMANPLRRMRVPEQMEHLKRLAQQTAGQVGQMNRETAQTAYAKAQQTEGQLRIIFKRKNWKGNRY from the coding sequence ATGGCTGACCACCGCCAAACTCACCACCAGCAATACCATTATCCACACCACTATGACCACCGCCAACACCAGCAGTACCACCCAGGTGAAGCCTTCAAAGGCATGTTTCCTGTAAGGGCTCCATCAAAAACTCAAGTTCTTACATTTGTCACTTTTCTACCCGTTGGTGGCACTCTTCTTCTCCTCGCTGGTCTCACTCTGGAGGCAACACTCATCGGCCTAGCTATCACCACACTGCTTTTCGTAATCTTCAGCCCCGTTTTGGTCCCTACAGCGTTCGTCATTGGCTTGGCTATCACTGGTTTCTTAACATCAGGAGCCTTTGGAATCACCGCTCTCTCTGCCTTGTCTTGGATGGCTAATCCTCTTCGGAGAATGCGGGTCCCCGAACAGATGGAGCATCTGAAGCGGCTCGCTCAGCAAACTGCCGGCCAAGTAGGTCAAATGAATAGAGAAACGGCGCAGACGGCCTATGCCAAGGCCCAGCAAACTGAAGGGCAGCTAAGGATCATATTCAAAAGGAAAAACTGGAAAGGAAATAGATACTAA